GAGGGCAAGATAGTGAAACCTTTGACTATGTATGGCTGTCACAAAGTAACTATTCGTTACATATTCTATCAGTTTACGGAGCACCGAGCATTTTTCCTGCCTATTTTTATTGCTTCAAGGTGATTTTTCAATCTACCAGTATTTAAAAGTACTACTTTTGAACTATACTGCTCTATTCAATCTATCATATCAACATCAAGCACCATGGGTTTCAAACAGAGATGACCAGGTAAATGCAACTGGAgcttgatagaacttttcatTATTGGAATGAATCTTGGAGTCACACTTGTAAACCCTAAGCCAAAATCGTTTGTTCTTGGCAATCAACATGTCTAGGAACTTGTCTCTTTACAAAATGGTCAGTTTATGATCTGCTCACCGTCAAGACATATTGCAGAATTTTTTTGGGTCTCCACTCATATCAAACAGTTTTATCTTCATGGCTGCGTATCTCTGTCAATGAGTCATGATCATTAATCAAATACTTGGAACTAGGTATATCTGGTACTAACTCTGATATAGTCTTCACACTGTGACTGCTAAGATCCATAGTAACAAAAGCCTGTCGGAGTAAAACGTACATAGCCGATGCTGAAGATTCTGTGAACAACTGCTTTACTAGATTGAATGCCTTCAGTTGACTGTCCCACTGGCCGTTTTGCCGGATAGCAGCTATTTTTGCTCAACAAAACTTTACAGGCCGCGCTGATAGTTTCTTTCTTagcggtaattttacaaaaaaccaAACTTATACACTTTAACAGTGCGCAACCACTCTTTTGTTGATCTTGCACAATTTCTTCGTAAAAACTCTGAATTTTCTATACTCAGCACCCCTACATCATCCAATTGAAAATGCAAATATGTTGTGAACCTAGTTTATCTGTATTCATCTGAACACCGCTCACTCAAGAAGTTGTTGCAACAGTGTTTTGATTACTCGTTTTAGAAGTCTCTTTCAAGTACATACTCGCTGAATTGCTTGTCTAGAATACTCTGAAACCTCATGATTTCCGCCACCCAACTACATAGACATCTGATTAGATATATTAGTTTATACACACTTAGTTCACTTGACATCAAATGAGATTGTTTTGCTGTCAGTGTGCCATTACTCTGCTTATACAGATTTTGCAAGTGTGGTCAGAATTAAATATGGCACATTGTAGGTTATTTACAAAACACAACACATCGTCCTTAATAAATAGCTTTGATGAAAAGTgtataaaaaacaaaactagcaaataaacaaattatattgTAAATCTCACCAAACATCACACACAAACCTTGGTGAGTTGGTGTGACTACTGCAATCATTTATCACACATCTCACCAAGTTTTTTTTAGACTGATAAGCGCAAATTCGGTAGATGTAGAAATAGACAAACTATCCATCATTGACAAACAATCTCCTTCAGGTCATACAAAGAAAGTTATAAACACAAACTCAGTTTCCGAGACAGCATTAAATTCCAAGAACTGACAAGGATAAGCATGATTGCGTGAATAGTCTTGCCAGTTTCACAAACATCCTTTGCCCTTCAGCATATCCATAAAACTGCAGTTAAAATGTTAGTATTTCTTCCATCTGCTCTAACAACCTTCCATTCCGCTATCAGCGTATGGCAAACTGCATCATATCGACACTGCTAAACTTGGGAGGGATAAGTGCGGTGTGCGGGTTCAATTCTGTCTGGGACATCGGCGAATGAATTTTTATCTCCCGTAAATGAGTGTCTTTACCATTCTGATGGTTTGACACAATGACGATCTACAAAAACAATGACCACTCTGTTTGGGGTAATTTTCATAAGTATTCTCACCATTCCACAACAATTTCTGACTTTTTGTGAGTGTGTTTCTCTTTTCTGCACACGGTTTTAAAGGTACTAAAAACTATGGCCAAGTTAAACAATCCGTTAACACAGCATTATGCAAGTCTTTCATGTAGAGCCTAACTTTACCTGCAGCATGAAAGCTTTAACCATCCTATTGCTACGATTGCGAAGAGGCACTCGCACCCACCCATTTGGCTCATGCAGTTCAATCAGCTCCACCTCAACTAGGTCATGGAAATGTGCACCAGCTCGAATTGATATCCTATGACAAAAAGATAGAAATGAAGGCTACATATAAAGTGGTCAATATGACTATCTCCTTTAAAATGCTAACACACAACACCATTGGCTGTTTGTATGTGACAGTAGAATCACCCAATAGCTGCAACAGTGTTCCAAAGTACAAAATACAACTAAATAGCAACAACGTACACACTGTTCCAAACAGTATTCAGAGGCGTCAGTAGATGTAGGAATAGATTAATCTTGTTTATTTACAGCTTCCCATCCCGAAAGGTATATTCTAACAGAGACTCGGAAAACTTTCATGAGGGCATGAATAGCTGCAGATTGCGTAGATGAAGCCATTGCTCAAATGTAAAATCTTTATAACTGTAAAGTGATTTTTCTgttttcaaacaattgttttCCGTACCAATAAATGCAAGGGAAAGTTAAAGTGGCTAGATTCCACAACAGAGCACCCATTTAGTTAGCTAGTTGATGCACAGAAAAAACTCATGGATTAATTGTAGTGTGATACTCCTGCAAGAAAGCGACCTGGGGCTGTTTCTGAGCAGGGCCTACAGACTTTTGTCTGATGCAGCCCAGACGCGATGAAAGTAGGAAACTCTTCATAACATCACCAGTGACCTTTGTGGGACTCGAAAACTGACCAACTGATCATAAGTGGCCCTAACTACTGATGTAGAGAAAAATCTACTGCTGTATGTGCTGGCAAGTTAATCAAAGTTTGGATAACTAGGAGGAATATAACTGATAGGAGTCAGAGTATATTTGCAGTCCAACTCACTTATTGGGTGTATAGCTTTCATCATTCTTATAGTCCATGTAGATACAAAGGTCTGATATGAGCATCTTGCGCTTAAACTGAATGTTGATGTAATGGGGAGTAGCATCATCCGATTGCCAGAATTTTGTTGTGCTTGGCTCTCGCAACTGCTGAATTCCAAAACCTGAGAAAATTAAATTCGGATACcatatacactgctatatttatAACGACAAATTAAATGGAGGCACCATTTTATGACTATATCTCCAATGTCATACTCAGTAcaagatatattatattaccaaTGTTGCGATGTCAACCTGATAATTCTAAGTTTACACAAGCTAGAACAAAAGTCTTACTTAGTAAACGCGTATCCTACAAGACGCATTCTCCTGGGTCAGCATATTTGAGAAGTCTAACCCTGTTCATCCaagatttacatgtatttttatgttactCTTGCATGTACCTTATGCCATTATAAAGAAGGTTGTGATTGTTGTAATGTGCTATATGTTGTGAATGTAGGTTATGAATGGTTATGAATATAGGTTGTGAATGTTGTAATTGGCTATATGGATACTGACATAAATCTTATGCAGCCATACTttacattaaaccataactgtcacgtacaatttttatcgtattttcaaagtaaatcagacaagctgattccgattttgtactcaaaataaagattggtctacTAACTTTTAAAGCCACAAAtgctttttaaagcgtttcaatattcgtttcgaaaacaacacaatcgggacaacaagctccgcccataaatatgtgacgtagcctatCTAAATAGGAAAAAAAATTCCTAACTTCCATTCCCAAAAAGCTAGGCTACATCACACATTTATGGGCCGATTGTTGTACCGATTGTTctgttttcgagacggatactgaatggttttaaaaaagccttcatgacttcaaaagttagtggaccaatctttattttgagtacaaaatcggaaacAGCGTGTGTGATTTACCTTGAAAATACGATAAAAATgttgtgacagttatggtttaactatTGAAGTCAGTTTGCTGTCATTGCTCTAGTATGGATTTACAGTGTGACAACACTATTGCTGCCGATaggctggtttacactatatcgccgtttgtcagcgttttcctttcggcgttcatcagCGATTATTTGAACCGTAAACTAATAGCATCAATAAAGCAGCgcggacacgtcgggaaagtttgcagctgtcgaACTTTTCCGATATTTCGCTGAGTATCGGCGGCCTCCTTTCGATTGTGAACCATTTTAGCGATGGTAATTTGCGGTTGTGGATAGCATGATTTATTAATTTCCGTTTATGACAGTcactgcgggactagtatttgatttcagCAAGCAAAAACAAAGGGATTTcttcgcaaaaatttaaaaaaaaagagaacactacgtcacagagtatttgctgatgtaaacgcAGATGGGGTTttaatagtgtgaacatcgttatcatcgaccatcaccgaagtattgtggcatcaacgctgaAATACGACagtatagtgtgaaccagcctttagcctCAAAAAAAGCTCATGTGAAGAGTAATTATACTGCATACAAAGTAGGATGCAAGCTAATGAATTCTCATTAATTATGGTTAGTCTTCGCATTCAATCCATAAAAGTACAAGTTATATTTGAATGAATATTTCATCTAAGATTATAAGAGTATTAATTTTACGCTCTCTTtcaatgatgccaacttgagatgaatgatgccaacttgagatgaatgatgcctacTAAAGATGAATGATGCCTACTTGAGttgaatgatgccaacttgagatgaatgatgcctacTAAAGAtttatgatgccaacttgagttgaatgatgccaacttgagttgaatgatgccaacttgagttgaatgatgccaacttgagttgaatgatgccaacttgagttgaacgatgccaacttgagatgaatgatgcctacttgagatgaatgatgccaacttgagatgtatgatgccaacttgagatgaatgatgccaacttgagatgtatgatgccaacttgagatgaatgatgcctacTAAAGATGAATGATGCCTACTTGAGTTGagtgatgccaacttgagatgaatgatgcctacTAAAGAtttatgatgccaacttgagttgaatgatgccaacttgagttGAATGATGCCTACTAAAGATTTATGATGCCAACATGGttgaatgatgccaacttgagttgaatgatgccaacttgagttgaatgatgccaacttgagttgaatgatgccaacttgagatgtatgatgcctacttgagatgaatgatgccaacttgaggtgaatgatgccaacttgagatgaatgatgcctacttgagatgaatgatgccaacttgagatgaatgatgccaacttgagatgtatgatgcctacttgagatgaatgatgccaacttgagttgaatgatgccaacttgagttGAATGATGCCTACTAAAGAtttatgatgccaacttgagttgaatgatgccaacttgagttgaatgatgccaacttgagttgaatgatgccaacttgagttgaatgatgccaacttgagttgaatgatgccaacttgagatgaatgatgccaacttgagatgaatgatgcctacttgagatgaatgatgccaacttgagatgaatgatgctaacttgagatgaatgatgccaacttgagatgaatggtgccaacttgagatgaatgatgcctacTAAAGATgtatgatgccaacttgagatgtatgatgccaacttgagatgaatgatgccaacttgagatgaatgatgcctacTAAAGATGTATGATGCCAACGTGAGATgtatgatgccaacttgagatgaatgatgccaacttgagatgaatgatgcctacttgagatgaatgatgtctacttgagatgaattatgctaacttgagatgaatgatgccaacttgagatgtatgatgcctacttgagatgaatgatgccaacttgagatgaatgatgccaacttgagatgaatgatgcctacttgagatgaatgatgccaacttgagatgaatgatgctaacttgagatgaatgatgccaacttgagatgaatgatgcctacttgagatgaatgatgccaacttgagatgaatgatgccaacaTGAGATGTATGATgcctacttgagatgaatgatgcctacTTGGGttgaatgatgccaacttgagatgtatgatgccaacttgagatgaatgatgccaacttgagatgaatgatacCAACTTGAGATgtatgatgccaacttgagatgaatgatgccaacttgagatgaatgatgccaacttgagatgaatgatgcctacttgagatgaatgatgccaacttgagatgaatgatgccaacttgagatgaatgatgccaacttgagatgtatgatgccaacttgagatgaatgatgccaacttaagatgaatgatgccaacttgagatgtatgatgccaacttga
The genomic region above belongs to Watersipora subatra chromosome 1, tzWatSuba1.1, whole genome shotgun sequence and contains:
- the LOC137404768 gene encoding anaphase-promoting complex subunit 10-like isoform X2, yielding MATKFTGLQTLDVEKFEKEKQLREIGSQAVWSLSSCKPGFGIQQLREPSTTKFWQSDDATPHYINIQFKRKMLISDLCIYMDYKNDESYTPNKISIRAGAHFHDLVEVELIELHEPNGSSLCQTIRMVKTLIYGR
- the LOC137404768 gene encoding anaphase-promoting complex subunit 10-like isoform X1; protein product: MATKFTGLQTLDVEKFEKEKQLREIGSQAVWSLSSCKPGFGIQQLREPSTTKFWQSDDATPHYINIQFKRKMLISDLCIYMDYKNDESYTPNKISIRAGAHFHDLVEVELIELHEPNGWVRVPLRNRSNRMVKAFMLQIVIVSNHQNGKDTHLREIKIHSPMSQTELNPHTALIPPKFSSVDMMQFAIR